In the Fusarium oxysporum f. sp. lycopersici 4287 chromosome 9, whole genome shotgun sequence genome, one interval contains:
- a CDS encoding hypothetical protein (At least one base has a quality score < 10), whose amino-acid sequence MYRIWNIYALAAIGTIGGMLFGFDISSMSAWIGSDQYLDYFNSPGSTEQGGITASMSAGSFVGALVAGGIADKLGRRKALMIACLFWIAGAVLQCSAQNVGHLIVGRVVSGVAVGITSSQVLVYLAELAPSDIRGRIVGIQQWSIEWGILIMYLISYGCSVGVDGPAAFRIAWGVQAVPGFILLAGLFFFPESPRWLAQHDRWEEAHYNLAHLHAGGDLDSPVVIAEMEEVREAVRIARESKDIGYLGLFAPGVWKRTVVGVSVQIWQQLLGGNVMLYYLVYIFNMAGMTGNTALTSSIIQYVIFLVTTGVVLPYIDRLGRRPLLISGALICGVLHFTSGAVMAVHGYPVDGIEGNDILTWAISGAPAKAVIALAYIFVGVYGLTWAPVAWIYASEVFPLKYRAKGVGLAASGNWIFNLALAFFVPPSFTNIQWQTYMIFGTFCIAMTFHAFFTYPETARKTLEEVDVLFESNVPAWRSAKASGGFDEKVQEAKRTGGLKGELEEREATHAETA is encoded by the exons ATGTATCGGATCTGGAACATCTACG CGCTCGCTGCCATTGGCACGATCGGCGGCATGCTCTTCGGTTTCGACATCAGCTCCATGAGCGCCTGGATCGGCTCCGACCAATATCTCGACTACTTCAACAGTCCAGGCTCAACCGAGCAAGGCGGCATCACAGCCTCCATGTCAGCAGGATCTTTCGTCGGCGCCCTCGTCGCAGGAGGTATTGCCGATAAGCTCGGTCGAAGAAAGGCTCTCATGATCGCTTGCCTGTTCTGGATCGCGGGTGCTGTTCTTCAGTGTTCTGCGCAGAATGTGGGACACCTTATTGTTGGTCGTGTTGTTAGTGGTGTGGCCGTTGGTATTACTAGTTCGCAGGTCCTTGTGTACCTTGCTGAACTTGCGCCTTCGGATATTAGAGGGAGGATTGTTGGAATTCAGCAGTGGTCTATTGAGTGGG GTATCTTGATCATGTATCTCATCTCTTACGGGTGCTCCGTTGGAGTTGATGGACCAGCTGCCTTCCGCATCGCATGGGGAGTCCAAGCCGTCCCAGGTTTCATCCTCCTCGCTGGcctgttcttcttccccGAGTCGCCTCGATGGCTTGCTCAGCATGATCGTTGGGAAGAGGCGCACTACAACCTTGCCCACCTTCACGCTGGCGGTGATCTCGATAGTCCTGTTGTGAttgctgagatggaagaggtCCGCGAAGCTGTACGCATCGCTCGTGAGTCCAAGGATATCGGCTATCTTGGTCTCTTTGCGCCTGGAGTCTGGAAACGCACGGTTGTTGGTGTGAGTGTTCAGATCTGGCAGCAACTTCT GGGTGGAAACGTCATGCTCTACTATCTCGTCtacatcttcaacatggcGGGAATGACCGGAAACACCGCTCTCACATCCTCCATCATCCAATAtgtcatcttcctcgtcacAACCGGCGTGGTTCTGCCCTACATCGATCGTCTAGGCCGCCGacctctcctcatcagcgGAGCTTTGATCTGCGGTGTTCTTCACTTCACCAGCGGAGCAGTCATGGCTGTGCACGGCTACCCGGTTGATGGTATCGAAGGTAACGACATCCTTACCTGGGCCATTTCAGGAGCTCCCGCCAAAGCCGTCATCGCCCTGGCATATATCTTCGTTGGCGTCTACGGTCTTACCTGGGCACCCGTTGCGTGGATCTACGCCAGTGAAGTCTTCCCCCTAAAGTACCGAGCCAAGGGTGTTGGTCTCGCCGCCTCTGGTAACTGGAT CTTCAACTTGGCACTCGCCTTCTTTGTCCCGCCATCGTTCACCAACATCCAGTGGCAGACATACATGATCTTCGGAACATTCTGTATCGCCATGACGTTCCACGCTTTCTTCACTTATCCCGAGACAGCACGCAAGACtcttgaggaagttgatgttCTGTTTGAGAGTAATGTTCCTGCTTGGCGAAGTGCAAAGGCTAGCGGTGGGTTTGATGAGAAGGTTCAGGAGGCAAAGCGTACGGGTGGTCTGAAGGgggagcttgaggagaggGAGGCGACTCACGCTGAGACTGCGTGA
- a CDS encoding hypothetical protein (At least one base has a quality score < 10), with amino-acid sequence MAASEKNDTVVELIEGDEASKVTHSGAVESSKAEPAVPQPSEGAEASKAVQPLQTSQSPRVSQPRVPQSPHVAQSLRTAQRPLAPAQVQHPQMVQHQSPRVAQSPYPQMPHSPYHQVPQSPHPHMPPSPHMAQHPHMGYPHPHQVPHSPYMAHSPHQMPQSPYQMPQSPHPQMTQSPHTHMPQSPHSHMPQPPHHQMLQSPHPHMQQSPRPQMAQSPHPQMSPSPYMAHPHYAPQTGHPPPQSPLFTPQGTPVMTPQQSPLFTPLATPRFTPTPTPGPQSAAPTPAPSTPAPQSVASTPAAHSIASTPAPSSVAFTPAPESSSRGQVTYDMGPPPKKKRGPKPKPLSERKMLRTTPIVRKEASYSKRKKEEVIMWMLHHRVDRRGEMVPPSTTDAENHFQIPRSTIAGWKKAMLGLGPIPR; translated from the exons ATGGCTGCTTCGGAGAAGAATGATACGGTGGTTGAGTTAATTGAGGGCGATGAGGCCTCCAAGGTGACTCATTCAGGGGCTGTTGAGTCTTCAAAAGCTGAACCAGCAGTTCCTCAACCATCCGAAGGGgctgaagcttcaaaagcaGTTCAACCTTTGCAGACTTCTCAATCACCCCGAGTTTCACAACCACGAGTTCCGCAATCACCGCACGTGGCTCAGTCACTTCGAACGGCTCAACGACCTCTAGCTCCGGCTCAGGTTCAACACCCTCAAATGGTTCAGCATCAGTCACCTCGAGTTGCTCAGTCTCCATATCCTCAGATGCCGCATTCTCCTTATCACCAGGTGCCACAGTCGCCTCATCCTCATATGCCGCCATCGCCACACATGGCTCAGCATCCGCATATGGGgtatcctcatcctcatcaggTTCCGCATTCACCTTACATGGCTCACTCGCCTCATCAGATGCCTCAGTCTCCGTATCAAATGCCACAGAGTCCTCACCCTCAGATGACGCAGTCACCACATACTCACATGCCACAGTCTCCGCATTCCCATATGCCGCAGCCACCTCACCATCAGATGCTTCAATCTCCACATCCTCATATGCAACAAAGTCCTCGTCCGCAAATGGCACAGagtcctcatcctcagatgTCGCCATCCCCATACATGGCACACCCTCACTATGCTCCTCAAACAGGacaccctcctcctcaaagTCCCCTTTTCACACCCCAGGGTACTCCCGTCATGACACCTCAGCAATCTCCTCTCTTTACACCACTAGCCACACCTCGATTTAcaccaactccaactccagGACCTCAATCCGCTGCTCCTACGCCAGCGCCATCTACTCCAGCTCCCCAATCAGTTGCTTCAACACCAGCCGCTCACTCCATCGCCTCAACACCCGCACCATCCTCCGTAGCATTTACACCAGCACCTGAGTCTTCATCCAGGGGCCAAGTAACATATGATATGGGACCTccgcccaagaagaagcgaggaccaaagccaaagccgTTGTCAGAACGTAAAATGCTACGGACTACACCGATTGTGCGAAAGGAGGCTAGTTAttcgaagaggaagaaggaggaggttATCATGTGGATGCTTCATCATCGTGTTGATCGGAGGGGAGAAATGGTGCCGCCTTCTACAACGGATGCGGAGAATCACTTTCAGATTCCGAGGAGTACTATTGCTGGGTGGAAGAAAGCTAT GCTGGGTCTTGGACCGATTCCGAGGTAA
- a CDS encoding hypothetical protein (At least one base has a quality score < 10): MVQHQSPRVAQSPYPQMPHSPYHQVPQSPHPHMPPSPHMAQHPHMGYPHPHQVPHSPYMAHSPHQMPQSPYQMPQSPHPQMTQSPHTHMPQSPHSHMPQPPHHQMLQSPHPHMQQSPRPQMAQSPHPQMSPSPYMAHPHYAPQTGHPPPQSPLFTPQGTPVMTPQQSPLFTPLATPRFTPTPTPGPQSAAPTPAPSTPAPQSVASTPAAHSIASTPAPSSVAFTPAPESSSRGQVTYDMGPPPKKKRGPKPKPLSERKMLRTTPIVRKEASYSKRKKEEVIMWMLHHRVDRRGEMVPPSTTDAENHFQIPRSTIAGWKKAMLGLGPIPR, from the exons ATGGTTCAGCATCAGTCACCTCGAGTTGCTCAGTCTCCATATCCTCAGATGCCGCATTCTCCTTATCACCAGGTGCCACAGTCGCCTCATCCTCATATGCCGCCATCGCCACACATGGCTCAGCATCCGCATATGGGgtatcctcatcctcatcaggTTCCGCATTCACCTTACATGGCTCACTCGCCTCATCAGATGCCTCAGTCTCCGTATCAAATGCCACAGAGTCCTCACCCTCAGATGACGCAGTCACCACATACTCACATGCCACAGTCTCCGCATTCCCATATGCCGCAGCCACCTCACCATCAGATGCTTCAATCTCCACATCCTCATATGCAACAAAGTCCTCGTCCGCAAATGGCACAGagtcctcatcctcagatgTCGCCATCCCCATACATGGCACACCCTCACTATGCTCCTCAAACAGGacaccctcctcctcaaagTCCCCTTTTCACACCCCAGGGTACTCCCGTCATGACACCTCAGCAATCTCCTCTCTTTACACCACTAGCCACACCTCGATTTAcaccaactccaactccagGACCTCAATCCGCTGCTCCTACGCCAGCGCCATCTACTCCAGCTCCCCAATCAGTTGCTTCAACACCAGCCGCTCACTCCATCGCCTCAACACCCGCACCATCCTCCGTAGCATTTACACCAGCACCTGAGTCTTCATCCAGGGGCCAAGTAACATATGATATGGGACCTccgcccaagaagaagcgaggaccaaagccaaagccgTTGTCAGAACGTAAAATGCTACGGACTACACCGATTGTGCGAAAGGAGGCTAGTTAttcgaagaggaagaaggaggaggttATCATGTGGATGCTTCATCATCGTGTTGATCGGAGGGGAGAAATGGTGCCGCCTTCTACAACGGATGCGGAGAATCACTTTCAGATTCCGAGGAGTACTATTGCTGGGTGGAAGAAAGCTAT GCTGGGTCTTGGACCGATTCCGAGGTAA
- a CDS encoding ubiquitin thiolesterase, producing MSEYPHILLRAEEKPLEHRSFSPAVIKTLVDAGYPISVERSSTDPKFKRIFEDSEYEAAGARLVDTGVWPNAEPGTIILGLKEIPEEDFPLKNDHITFAHCYKNQGGWEKVLGRWAQGGSVLYDLEFLHDSEGRRVSAFGFHAGFAGAALGIKTLAHQLQDSSSKLPSIREDLTKAEKALGRKPTALVLGALGRCGKGAVDLFLKAGMPDENITRWDLNETKDRDGPYEEIAKADVFLNAIYLSKPIPPFINQELLAKQGRNLAVVIDVSCDTTNPHNPIPIYSINTTFENPTVPVEIKDDQNNLPLSVISIDHLPSMLPREASEAFSEGLKESLLTLKDRKTSRVWADAEKLFNEKVALLPEELRTKTV from the exons ATGTCTGAATATCCCCACATCCTACTTCGCGCTGAGGAGAAGCCTCTCGAGCACCGATCTTTCTCCCCCGCCGTTATCAAGACACTCGTCGATGCTGGATACCCCATTTCCGTCGAGCGATCGTCCACAGACCCCAAGTTTAAGCGTATCTTTGAGGACTCAGAGTATGAGGCTGCTGGCGCTCGTCTTGTCGATACGGGTGTCTGGCCCAACGCTGAGCCTGGGACAATCATCCTGGGGCTGAAGGAGATACCCGAGGAGGACTTCCCCCTCAAGAATGACCACATC ACATTCGCTCACTGCTACAAG AATCAAGGGGGCTGGGAGAAGGTACTCGGTCGCTGGGCACAAGGCGGCTCAGTTTTGTATGACTTGGAGTTCTTGCACGATTCTGAAGGTCGTCGGGTTTCGGC CTTCGGTTTCCACGCTGGTTTTGCAGGAGCTGCGCTCGGAATTAAGACGCTTGCTCACCAGCTGCAGGACTCGTCTTCTAAGCTCCCTTCA ATTCGCGAGGATCTcaccaaggctgagaaggctcTGGGACGTAAGCCTACTGCTCTCGTCCTCGGTGCTCTTGGACGATGTGGTAAGGGTGCCGTTGACTTGTTCCTCAAGGCTGGCATGCCTGATGAGAACATCACCCGTTGGGACTTGAACGAGACCAAGGACCGTGATG GCCCTTATGAGGAGATCGCCAAGGCTGATGtcttcctcaacgccatctACCTCTCCAAGCCCATTCCCCCTTTCATCAACCAAGAACTCCTCGCCAAGCAAGGCCGCAACCTCGCCGTTGTCATCGACGTCTCGTGCGACACCACAAACCCTCACAACCCCATCCCCATCTactccatcaacaccaccttCGAGAATCCCACTGTCCCcgtcgagatcaaggacgACCAGAACAACCTCCCCCTGTCTGTCATCAGCATTGATCACCTTCCTTCAATGCTTCCCCGCGAGGCTAGTGAGGCCTTTAGCGAGGGTCTCAAGGAGTCGTTGCTTACGCTCAAGGACCGCAAGACTTCGCGGGTGTgggctgatgctgagaagctctTTAATGAGAAGGTTGCTCTGTTGCCCGAGGAGTTGAGAACTAAGACAGTTTAA
- a CDS encoding ATPase yields MSHHDPDVEKIDRTSSPDLSIDPGIHHLSGGHLSLDDVQAVHVQLHNLAVSVDTAPSWLAPSTYGDLFSSKFSTAPKMKPLLNAVNADLQPGTLTAIIGGSGSGKTTLLNTVAERVLSSRLSQEGAVTFNGKVGVHNIRAAYVMQQDILLPTLTVRETLRYSADLRLPPSTTAEERHRVVEEVILELGLKECADTRIGNSQHHGCSGGEKRRTSIGVQLLANPSVLFLDEPTTGLDATSAYQLVRTLKTLAQKGRTIITTIHQPRSEIWDLFDNLIVLTKGSPVFSGAIKDAVPWFADLGFQLPPFVNPAEFIIDIAAVDNRTPELEQETSAKVERLKSAWNEATQKRHRPLDTVDVGDGKKKKDKKAEEHAGFVRQLTVLTDRTLKVTYRDPLGMAATLTEAIFMGLVCGYLFFDLGRDQAGIRSRQGGLYTAAGLQGYLILIFEVYRMTFDIPTFDRENSEGCVDALPFVLSRRIARMVTEDVAAPFLFSVIFYFMAGFDRDVEKFFTFFAVTLLNQYIAVTCAMTCVATVRHFAGASVIANLVFTLQSMACGMFINVNSLPVYVRWLKWLTYTFYVFSAYCGNEFEGSFYDCPFGDESDPRCKQYTGSYVMASLGFPKAWVAKPILVCLAFVIFFVVLSVIGLHILRVEMTIARARVSDTDLSAGKEKMTARSVADVRAIDLELNQFSLALDKRTQLGKKLPTKTILNPVNATFSAGVLNVIMGPSGSGKTSLLNSMALRLRNSVGTKYRPAGKLTFNGAVPSDSVIRSVCSYVCQDDDALLPSLTVRETLRFAAGLRLPSFMSKEEKNRRAEDVLLKMGLKDCADNLIGGELVKGISGGEKRRVSIAVQVLTDPRILLLDEPTSGLDAFTANSIMEVLQGLANEGRTLILTIHQARSDLFREFGNVLLLARGGSQVYSGPGKDMLGYLARHGYECPTHTNPADFALDMITIDLQQEGRELESRKRVQKLIDHWKEESSSTNEKPGGTRDQDIKDTPEQHNSQNTTHRRSFNKANLSTPAELGALIRKRAPITTSLPLLLHRATINTYRQPELIVARLMQVIGLALVLALFFAPFDNDYYSVQNRMGFVQEIGAFYFVGMLQNTAIYPNERDVFYREDDDGVYSVHAFLAAYTILEVPFEIISCMIFGVLGVIAVDLPRTATLYFVSVFACFGIVSCGESLGIMFNTLFGHTGFAVNIMGVFLALANTMAGILSIDMPELFKAFNYLSPIRYGTRAVAPYSLRDITFTCNEEQRLQNGKCPIETGQQVLELYNFDVDPVVNVACLAACVVVYRLLAWGLLKIARTHWKGRKKSDESVKE; encoded by the exons ATGTCGCATCATGATCCCGacgttgagaagattgacaGAACCAGTTCGCCGGATCTTTCGATAGATCCTGGTATTCACCATCTTTCCGGGGGCCATCTTTCTCTCGACGATGTTCAAGCTGTTCATGTTCAACTTCACAACTTGGCCGTATCAGTTGACACAGCACCGTCATGGCTTGCTCCCTCGACATACGGAGATTTGTTCTCCTCAAAGTTCAGCACCGCTCCAAAGATGAAGCCGTTACTCAACGCCGTAAACGCCGATCTTCAACCTGGAACGTTAACGGCTATTATTGGAGGCAGTGGCTCGGGAAAGACAACGCTGCTCAACACAGTCGCTGAAAGAGTTCTGAGCTCGAGATTAAGTCAAGAGGGAGCTGTGACGTTTAACGGGAAAGTTGGAGTTCATAATATTCGAGCTGCGTATGTTATGCAGCAGGATATTCTGCTACCGACACTCACTGTTAGGGAAACGTTGCGATACTCAGCTGATCTGCGACTACCGCCGTCGACGACCGCTGAAGAACGCCAtagagttgttgaagaagtcattcttgaacttggactGAAAGAATGCGCCGATACACGGATTGGGAACTCGCAGCATCATGGATGTTCAGGTGGTGAGAAACGACGAACGAGTATTGGTGTACAACTCCTCGCCAACCCATCGGTCCTCTTCCTCGACGAGCCTACGACCGGTCTTGATGCGACGAGTGCATACCAGCTTGTACGAACGCTCAAGACCCTTGCGCAAAAGGGGCGCACGATCATAACGACGATTCATCAACCTCGTTCTGAAATCTGGGATCTTTTCGATAATCTTATTGTTCTTACAAAAGGTAGCCCTGTGTTCTCGGGCGCTATCAAAGATGCTGTTCCTTGGTTCGCAGACCTAGGGTTTCAACTCCCTCCTTTCGTTAATCCTGCTGAGTTCATCATTGACATTGCGGCCGTTGATAATCGTACTCCTGAGTTGGAACAAGAAACTTCtgccaaggttgagaggctgaagagtgCTTGGAACGAAGCGACGCAAAAGCGGCATCGACCTCTTGAtactgttgatgttggcgatgggaagaagaagaaggataaaaAGGCAGAGGAGCATGCGGGTTTCGTGCGACAGCTCACTGTTCTTACCGATCGTACCCTCAAAGTTACATACCGTGATCCCCTCGGTATGGCAGCTACTCTCACCGAAGCTATTTTCATGGGTCTTGTCTGCGGATACCTATTTTTCGATCTCGGTCGCGACCAAGCCGGCATTCGATCTCGTCAGGGTGGACTATACACAGCCGCCGGTCTACAGGGAtacctcatcctcatcttcgaAGTCTACCGCATGACGTTCGACATTCCCACCTTCGACCGCGAGAACTCTGAAGGATGCGTCGATGCCCTCCCATTTGTACTCTCACGAAGAATCGCACGGATGGTTACAGAAGATGTGGCTGCGCCGTTTCTCTTCTCGGTTATCTTTTACTTCATGGCTGGATTTGAtcgtgatgttgagaagttcTTTACCTTCTTTGCGGTCACGTTGTTGAACCAGTACATTGCTGTAACGTGTGCCATGACGTGTGTTGCTACGGTTAGACACTTTGCTGGAGCGAGCGTGATAGCAAATTTGGTTTTTACGCTGCAGAGTATGGCTTGTGGAATGTTCATCAACGTGAACAGTCTGCCTGTCTACGTCCGATGGCTCAAATGGCTTACTTACACG TTCTACGTCTTTAGCGCGTACTGCGGAAACGAGTTTGAAGGGAGCTTCTACGATTGTCCCTTCGGCGACGAATCCGACCCGCGATGTAAACAGTACACGGGCTCATATGTAATGGCATCTCTCGGTTTCCCCAAAGCCTGGGTTGCTAAGCCAATCCTTGTGTGCCTCGCCTTCGTCATATTCTTCGTCGTGCTTTCAGTCATTGGACTTCATATTCTCAGAGTCGAAATGACGATTGCGCGTGCTCGTGTCTCAGATACCGATCTTTCTgctggaaaagaaaagatgaCTGCACGATCAGTCGCAGACGTTCGAGCCATTGACCTGGAACTCAACCAATTCTCGCTTGCTTTGGATAAGAGAACTCAATTGGGGAAGAAATTACCAACAAAGACGATTCTTAATCCTGTAAATGCGACGTTCAGCGCGGGAGTTTTGAATGTGATTATGGGTCCTTCGGGGAGTGGAAAGACATCACTTCTCAACTCAATGGCTCTGAGGCTGCGGAATTCCGTGGGGACGAAGTATCGACCAGCTGGAAAGCTCACTTTCAACGGCGCTGTCCCTTCGGATTCGGTTATTCGATCAGTTTGTTCATATGTCtgtcaagatgatgatgcgcTGCTGCCATCACTTACAGTTCGTGAGACACTCCGCTTTGCCGCTGGTCTTCGCCTGCCGTCTTTCATGAgcaaagaggagaagaaccGTCGGGCAGAAGACGtattgttgaagatgggttTGAAGGATTGTGCTGATAATCTCATCGGCGGTGAACTTGTCAAGGGTATTTCTGGAGGAGAGAAACGTCGAGTTTCCATCGCAGTACAAGTTCTCACTGATCCTCGtattcttcttctggacGAACCAACTTCTGGGTTGGATGCTTTTACCGCGAATTCTATCATGGAAGTTCTTCAAGGTCTTGCCAACGAAGGTCGAACTCTTATTCTCACGATCCATCAAGCTCGATCCGATCTGTTCAGGGAGTTTGGAAACGTTTTACTTTTAGCAAGAGGCGGTTCGCAAGTCTACTCTGGTCCTGGAAAGGACATGCTCGGATATCTTGCGCGTCATGGATACGAGTGTCCAACACATACCAACCCGGCTGACTTTGCACTCGATATGATCACTATCGATCTTCAACAGGAAGGAAGAGAGTTGGAGTCTCGAAAGCGAGTTCAGAAACTGATCGATcattggaaagaagagagttCATCTACGAACGAAAAGCCTGGTGGTACACGAGATCAAGACATCAAAGATACCCCTGAACAACACAACAGCCAGAACACAACACACCGCCGCTCCTTCAACAAAGCCAACCTCTCAACCCCCGCGGAACTCGGCGCCCTCATCCGCAAACGCGCCCCCATAACAACAtccctccccctcctcctccaccgcGCCACCATAAACACCTACCGCCAACCCGAGCTCATCGTCGCACGCCTCATGCAAGTAATCGGCCTCGCCCTCGTCCTCGCCCTATTCTTCGCGCCCTTCGACAACGACTACTACTCTGTCCAGAACAGAATGGGCTTTGTGCAGGAAATTGGAGCGTTTTACTTTGTGGGCATGTTGCAGAACACGGCGATCTATCCGAATGAAAGGGATGTGTTTTATagagaggatgatgatggggttTATAGTGTGCATGCGTTCTTGGCGGCATATACGATTCTGGAGGTGCCGTTTGAGATTATCAGTTGTATgatctttggtgttttgggaGTTATTGCTGTTGATCTGCCACGGACTGCGACGCTGTACTTTGTTTCAGTGTTTGCTTGCTTTGGAATCGTATCATGTGGTGAATCCCTTGGTATCATGTTCAACACACTCTTCGGCCACACCGGCTTCGCTGTCAACATCATGGGCGTGTTCCTCGCGCTGGCTAACACAATGGCTGGTATTCTCTCCATCGACATGCCGGAGCTCTTCAAAGCGTTCAACTACCTCTCCCCTATTCGGTACGGCACACGAGCTGTAGCGCCGTACTCACTGCGGGATATTACGTTTACGTGTAATGAGGAGCAGAGACTACAGAATGGGAAGTGTCCGATTGAGACGGGGCAGCAGGTGTTGGAGTTGTATAACTTTGATGTTGACCCTGTTGTTAATGTGGCGTGCTTGGCGGCTTGTGTGGTGGTGTATAGATTACTGGCTTGggggttgttgaagattgcTAGGACGCATTGGaaggggaggaagaagagtgaTGAGAGTGTGAAGGAATAG
- a CDS encoding allantoinase, which translates to MTTSNAEQYPEGPLSVLVSSRVVVTLPDDSLAITPASIVVSPITGKIISVIPEVLPSTSFPAGTEYVDHTPKLLLPGLVDAHVHLNEPGRTEWEGFWTGTRAAASGGVTTVVDMPLNAIPPTTTLSGFEEKLRASRGQCWVDVGFYGGVIPGNADELRPLVEAGVRGFKGFLIESGVDEFPAVSSKDIALAMETLKDSPTTLMFHAEMIPPITQSVGDDVQTSEAPLAPTGELTAYKTFLESRPPAFETYAIEEILSQAHIAPSLHLHIVHLSATQCIPLLKAARKAGINITAETCFHYLGLTAEEIEKGDTRHKCCPPIREGKNRDGLWEELVAEDSCIKTVVSDHSPCTPQLKLLPQHLDTDRPNIPHNDSGIDVTHSEAQNAEKERGDFFAAWGGISSVGLGLPILHTTAKKRSAFSKTPSITDIVRLCCQATAAQVGLSHRKGAIRVGMDADICVFDDADEWTFSQGDMRWKNRCSPWEGHQFTGRVKETWLRGNKVFELGAANSGFVVGKPLGESITEKRTF; encoded by the exons ATGACAACTTCAAACGCTGAGCAATACCCTGAGGGTCCTCTCTCCGTCCTCGTATCCTCTCGAGTAGTCGTCACTCTCCCCGATGACTCTCTCGCCATCACTCCTGCTTCCATCGTCGTCAGCCCCATCACCGGAAAGATCATCTCTGTCATCCCCGAAGTCCTCCCCTCAACAAGCTTCCCTGCTGGTACAGAGTACGTCGACCATACTCCTAAGCTTCTCCTGCCCGGTCTCGTCGACGCTCATGTTCACTTGAACGAGCCTGGTCGTACGGAGTGGGAGGGCTTCTGGACTGGTACCCGTGCTGCTGCTAGCGGTGGTGTCACTACCGTTGTTGATATGCCGCTGAATGCTATTCCTCCTACGACCACTCTTAGTGGGtttgaggagaagttgagggcGAGTCGGGGACAGTGCTGGGTTGATGTTGGATTTTATGGCGGTGTTATTCCTGGTAATGCTGATGAGCTGAGACctcttgttgaagctggtgtTCGAGGATTTAAAGGGTTCTTGATCGAGTCTGGT GTTGATGAGTTCCCTGCTGTCTCTTCCAAAGATATCGCCCTCGCCATGGAGACTCTCAAGGACAGCCCTACCACTCTCATGTTCCACGCCGAAATGATCCCTCCCATTACTCAATCCGTCGGCGATGACGTTCAGACCTCAGAAGCTCCGCTCGCTCCCACCGGTGAACTCACCGCATACAAGACCTTCCTCGAATCTCGACCCCCTGCTTTCGAAACATATGCCATAGAGGAGATTCTCAGCCAAGCACACATTGCCCCCTCGCTACACCTTCACATCGTTCACCTGTCTGCTACCCAGTGCATTCCTCTCCTCAAGGCAGCTCGCAAGGCAGGCATCAACATTACAGCTGAGACTTGCTTCCACTACCTCGGCCTTACAGCTGAGGAGATCGAGAAGGGCGACACTCGACACAAGTGCTGTCCTCCTATCCGCGAGGGAAAGAACCGCGATGGTCTTTGGGAAGAGCTCGTCGCTGAGGACTCATGCATCAAGACTGTTGTGTCGGATCACTCACCCTGCACACCCCAACTCAAGCTCCTCCCTCAGCATCTCGACACCGACCGACCCAACATCCCCCACAATGACTCAGGCATCGACGTAACACACTCTGAAGCCCAGAACGCCGAAAAGGAACGCGGTGATTTCTTCGCAGCCTGGGGCGGCATCTCCTCAGTCGGTCTTGGTCTCCCCATCCTTCACACCACAGCCAAGAAGCGCAGCGCCTTCTCCAAGACACCCAGCATCACCGACATTGTTCGTCTTTGCTGCCAAGCCACAGCCGCCCAAGTCGGTCTTTCGCATCGCAAGGGCGCTATCAGAGTCGGTATGGATGCAGATATCTGTGTCTTCGACGATGCAGACGAGTGGACGTTTTCACAGGGTGATATGCGATGGAAGAACCGCTGTTCACCGTGGGAAGGCCATCAATTCACTGGTCGTGTGAAGGAGACTTGGCTGCGTGGTAACAAGGTTTTTGAGCTTGGAGCGGCCAACTCTGGGTTTGTGGTTGGCAAGCCTTTGGGCGAGAGCATCACTGAGAAGCGAACATTTTGA